The Dyella caseinilytica genome has a window encoding:
- a CDS encoding DNA-3-methyladenine glycosylase 2 family protein, with the protein MSEATALPTLDLRTCERARLSRDARFDGLFFIAVSSTGIYCRPVCPAPTAKSVNVRFFGTAAAAEAAGFRPCLRCRPELAPGNDAWQRGDHVVTRALKLIEGGLLQEHPVEELAQRVGVGARQLRRLFVERLGAPPIDVHTTRRLLFAKQLLTETRMPVTDVALASGFGSLRRFNAAFAQANRIAPRELRRHPHAGNDDSLSLKLSYRPPYDFASLLTFLRGRALPGIEYVDDDSYARVFGTAQTPGWLRLSAWPGDEHALRLQLHCPQPAQMLAVVTRIRRMFDLDADPQAIGAALQTTPQMKALVRKRPGLRLPGSWDGFEVAVRAILGQQVSVAAARTLASRIVHRYGEALPTPVLPGLERLFPTPETLADADLRSLGVTGAREETIRGVARALLGGRVDFRVEQSLDEFVQRWVELPGIGEWTAHYMAMRGLSHPDAFPAADLILRRAAAQDDVMLSTRALTTLAEAWRPWRAYAVMHLWRSVSDPTQSPRARSRQEATA; encoded by the coding sequence ATGTCCGAAGCTACCGCCCTCCCCACGCTCGACCTGCGAACCTGCGAACGAGCCCGTCTGAGCCGCGATGCTCGGTTTGACGGTTTGTTCTTTATCGCCGTGAGCAGCACCGGCATCTATTGCCGTCCGGTCTGCCCTGCACCGACTGCGAAGAGCGTGAACGTGCGTTTCTTCGGGACGGCAGCGGCAGCCGAAGCAGCCGGATTCCGGCCCTGCCTGCGCTGCCGGCCGGAACTCGCCCCTGGCAATGATGCGTGGCAGCGCGGCGATCATGTTGTGACGCGTGCGCTGAAGCTGATCGAGGGTGGCTTGCTGCAAGAGCATCCCGTCGAAGAACTCGCGCAACGAGTAGGTGTTGGCGCACGGCAACTGCGGCGACTGTTTGTCGAGCGGCTAGGCGCTCCACCTATCGACGTGCACACCACACGCCGCCTGCTGTTCGCCAAGCAATTGCTGACGGAAACGCGTATGCCTGTGACCGATGTTGCGCTGGCGTCAGGTTTTGGCAGCCTGCGTCGCTTCAATGCGGCGTTTGCGCAAGCCAACCGGATCGCGCCGCGCGAACTGCGCCGTCATCCGCATGCCGGCAATGACGACAGCCTCAGCCTGAAGCTGAGCTATCGGCCGCCTTACGATTTTGCGTCGCTGTTGACGTTCCTGCGCGGTCGCGCGTTGCCCGGCATCGAATACGTCGACGACGATAGCTATGCACGTGTCTTCGGAACCGCCCAAACACCGGGATGGCTGCGCTTGAGCGCTTGGCCGGGCGATGAACATGCCTTGCGCCTGCAATTGCACTGCCCGCAGCCCGCACAAATGCTGGCGGTAGTGACACGAATCCGCCGCATGTTCGATCTGGATGCTGATCCGCAAGCCATCGGTGCGGCTTTGCAAACGACACCGCAGATGAAGGCACTCGTGCGCAAGCGCCCCGGCTTGCGTCTGCCTGGCAGTTGGGATGGCTTTGAAGTCGCCGTACGCGCCATTCTCGGGCAGCAAGTGAGTGTTGCCGCCGCGCGTACGCTGGCCTCGCGTATCGTGCATCGCTACGGCGAGGCACTCCCCACACCAGTTTTACCAGGGTTGGAGCGCTTGTTCCCAACACCGGAAACACTGGCCGATGCAGACTTGCGTTCCTTGGGTGTCACTGGTGCGCGCGAGGAAACCATTCGCGGTGTAGCGCGCGCATTACTGGGCGGGCGCGTGGATTTCCGTGTCGAGCAATCGCTGGATGAATTCGTGCAGCGCTGGGTTGAACTTCCCGGCATCGGCGAATGGACGGCGCATTACATGGCAATGCGGGGGCTCAGCCATCCTGACGCATTCCCTGCCGCCGACCTGATCCTTCGTCGCGCCGCCGCACAAGATGACGTAATGCTCAGCACCCGAGCGCTGACGACGCTTGCCGAAGCATGGCGCCCATGGCGCGCATACGCCGTCATGCACTTATGGCGCAGTGTGAGCGACCCCACCCAATCGCCGCGCGCCCGATCTCGCCAGGAAGCTACCGCATGA
- a CDS encoding methylated-DNA--[protein]-cysteine S-methyltransferase, producing MTISHDTIWYDYLPTPIGSLLLAADTQGLRDVWFETGKHRKDPDPRWQRNAAKLAFARQQLEEYFAGERQTFDLPLHPLGTPFQVQVWHTLADIPYGTTISYAELARRIGQPLAVRAVGAANGRNPLPIVLPCHRVIGSDGSLTGFGGGLPTKRFLLAMEDQIAHGDLFGQQAT from the coding sequence ATGACGATCTCACACGACACGATCTGGTACGACTATTTGCCCACACCGATCGGCTCGCTGCTGCTTGCCGCCGATACACAGGGCCTGCGCGACGTGTGGTTCGAAACCGGCAAACACCGGAAAGATCCCGATCCACGTTGGCAGCGCAACGCCGCCAAGCTGGCATTTGCTCGCCAACAACTCGAAGAATATTTTGCCGGCGAACGGCAAACCTTCGACCTGCCACTGCATCCGCTGGGAACGCCCTTTCAGGTACAGGTGTGGCACACCCTGGCCGACATTCCCTATGGCACCACCATCAGCTACGCCGAACTGGCGCGGCGCATTGGCCAGCCGCTCGCGGTACGTGCTGTCGGGGCGGCAAACGGGCGCAATCCGCTACCGATCGTACTGCCCTGTCATCGTGTGATCGGCAGCGACGGCAGCCTTACCGGTTTTGGCGGCGGCTTGCCGACCAAACGCTTCCTGCTAGCGATGGAAGATCAGATTGCGCATGGCGATCTATTTGGTCAGCAGGCGACGTAA
- the ampH gene encoding D-alanyl-D-alanine-carboxypeptidase/endopeptidase AmpH, whose amino-acid sequence MDRRVLRHIAFAACAVFAPSLGLAAEHPLEDATRAAEQHMFADSGARGMVIAIVDGNSVSIDGYGETRPGSKTLPDAHALVRIGSLSKLLAADLMVKLAGEGDLRLTDPLQRYAPNDDRVPSSSRPITLIDLATHTSGLPRQANIPSKGRTSYTQARWEWLQEQNKLPAPGHIALYSNLGFDLLADALGNAAHMPYDQALQHYITQSLGMHDTTDAPSADQCARLMDGSNAHVSCASQSDNAGSGGMYSSAADMAAWMQQQLGVGGSGTDPQMAISQAIYFQRQSLIDVQGMDNGGHADGIGMGWVLLSANGQSPAILEKTGGFGGFMSYMALVPGRHVGVFIAVTRMDLPMLQTLAKQVNALASTLAKVDARHSASDHPM is encoded by the coding sequence ATGGATCGCCGCGTGCTGCGTCATATCGCATTTGCTGCTTGTGCGGTGTTCGCGCCAAGCCTCGGCCTTGCGGCCGAACATCCGCTGGAAGACGCAACGCGTGCAGCCGAACAACATATGTTCGCCGACAGCGGCGCACGCGGCATGGTGATCGCGATTGTCGACGGCAACAGCGTTTCCATTGACGGGTATGGAGAAACGCGCCCCGGCAGCAAGACCTTGCCCGACGCCCACGCCCTCGTGCGTATCGGCTCGCTCTCCAAATTACTTGCGGCCGATCTGATGGTAAAGCTGGCCGGCGAAGGCGACTTGCGCCTGACTGATCCGCTACAACGTTACGCACCCAACGACGATCGGGTACCTTCGTCCTCGCGGCCGATCACGCTGATCGATCTGGCTACGCACACCAGTGGTCTTCCGCGCCAAGCCAATATTCCCTCCAAAGGCCGAACATCCTACACGCAAGCGCGCTGGGAATGGCTGCAAGAACAAAACAAGCTACCTGCTCCGGGGCACATTGCGCTCTATTCCAACCTGGGTTTTGACTTGCTCGCCGATGCTCTGGGTAACGCTGCTCATATGCCGTACGACCAAGCCCTGCAGCACTACATAACGCAATCACTCGGCATGCACGACACCACGGATGCGCCTTCGGCTGACCAGTGCGCCCGATTGATGGATGGCAGCAACGCACACGTGTCGTGCGCTTCCCAAAGCGACAACGCTGGCAGCGGTGGTATGTACTCCAGCGCTGCGGACATGGCGGCATGGATGCAGCAACAACTCGGTGTTGGCGGATCTGGCACCGATCCGCAAATGGCCATCAGCCAGGCGATCTATTTCCAGCGGCAATCACTGATCGACGTGCAAGGCATGGACAATGGAGGTCACGCCGATGGTATTGGCATGGGCTGGGTACTGCTCTCTGCCAACGGTCAAAGCCCGGCGATACTCGAAAAAACCGGCGGGTTCGGCGGATTCATGTCTTACATGGCCCTGGTGCCGGGGCGGCACGTCGGTGTGTTTATCGCCGTCACACGCATGGACCTGCCGATGTTGCAAACCCTTGCAAAACAGGTGAACGCACTGGCGTCGACCTTGGCCAAAGTGGATGCGCGTCATTCTGCATCGGACCATCCCATGTGA
- a CDS encoding cupin domain-containing protein: MTVDPTYIDRLIQRLSLQPHPEGGWYNQTYRSEERILRSRPDQAREERRASTAIYYLLRDGDYSSWHRIDADELWHFYVGDPLFIHVLNPHGELVTHILGNTLEQPDGAFQIMVPAGRWFAAERTGPRGFSLAGCTVAPGFEFETFELANISELQMHYPQHKAVLQRLAPKKPPVPDERTPQA, from the coding sequence ATGACCGTCGATCCGACTTATATCGATCGCTTGATCCAAAGGCTGTCACTGCAGCCCCATCCCGAAGGTGGCTGGTACAACCAGACCTATCGCAGCGAGGAACGCATTCTGCGCTCCCGCCCGGATCAGGCGCGCGAGGAACGGCGCGCTTCCACGGCCATTTATTATCTTCTGCGTGATGGCGATTACTCATCCTGGCATCGAATCGATGCCGACGAGCTATGGCACTTCTACGTTGGCGATCCGCTGTTTATCCATGTGCTCAACCCGCATGGCGAACTCGTTACGCACATACTTGGTAACACGCTGGAACAACCCGATGGCGCGTTTCAGATCATGGTTCCCGCAGGCCGCTGGTTCGCCGCCGAGCGAACCGGGCCGCGTGGCTTCTCATTGGCAGGTTGCACGGTGGCGCCGGGGTTCGAGTTCGAAACCTTCGAGCTGGCAAACATCTCCGAGCTGCAGATGCATTATCCCCAGCACAAGGCTGTGCTTCAGCGGCTAGCACCAAAGAAGCCGCCCGTTCCGGACGAAAGAACGCCACAGGCATGA
- a CDS encoding TIGR03862 family flavoprotein yields the protein MSSAAFHHPGVVIIGGGPAGLMAAETVRAHGIAVDLYEAKGSVGRKFLIAGKGGMNLTHGEPRPDFDQRYGERVAAVGRWLDAFDADALRAWAKGLGIDTFIGSSGRVFPHDLKAAPLLRGWVHRLRESGVHFHVHHRWLGWDDEGALRFATPEGERIIHARVVILALGGGSWPQLGSDGAWQSVLAERGADVAPLRPSNCGFDIGWSEHLATRYAGAPLKPVAAHWRDATGHGHMRQGECVITATGIEGSLIYALSATLRDTIARHGTTMLELDLAPDRTLDRLQHDLAKPRGSRSFSEHLRRQTGLSGIKAALLHEVLSKDQLNDTHTLARTIKRLPLRLKQARPITEAISSAGGLRLEGLDDALMLTTLPGVFCAGEMLDWEAPTGGYLLTACFASGYRAGHGATAWLAKAGAPD from the coding sequence ATGTCCTCAGCAGCATTCCACCATCCAGGCGTAGTGATTATCGGCGGCGGCCCGGCGGGTCTGATGGCTGCAGAGACGGTGCGCGCGCATGGTATCGCCGTGGATCTGTATGAGGCCAAAGGATCGGTCGGACGCAAGTTTCTGATCGCCGGCAAAGGTGGCATGAACCTCACCCACGGCGAGCCGCGACCCGATTTCGACCAGCGTTATGGCGAACGCGTAGCAGCCGTCGGCAGATGGCTGGATGCGTTCGACGCGGATGCGTTGCGCGCCTGGGCGAAGGGCCTTGGCATCGACACCTTTATCGGCAGCTCTGGCAGAGTGTTTCCGCATGACCTCAAAGCGGCACCTTTGCTGCGTGGCTGGGTGCACCGGCTGCGCGAAAGCGGTGTGCACTTTCATGTGCATCATCGCTGGCTGGGTTGGGACGATGAGGGCGCCTTGCGCTTTGCCACGCCTGAAGGCGAACGCATCATTCATGCACGCGTCGTGATTCTGGCGCTCGGTGGCGGCAGTTGGCCGCAGTTGGGTTCCGACGGCGCATGGCAGTCCGTGCTCGCGGAGCGAGGTGCGGATGTCGCGCCGTTGCGGCCCTCCAATTGCGGCTTCGATATCGGCTGGAGCGAGCACCTGGCCACCCGCTACGCCGGCGCGCCTTTGAAGCCGGTAGCGGCGCACTGGCGCGACGCTACCGGCCACGGGCATATGCGCCAGGGCGAGTGCGTGATCACCGCCACCGGCATCGAAGGCAGCCTGATCTATGCGCTATCGGCGACCTTGCGCGATACGATCGCAAGGCATGGCACCACCATGCTGGAACTGGATCTCGCACCTGATCGCACACTGGATCGCCTGCAACACGATCTTGCCAAACCACGCGGCAGCCGTTCGTTTAGTGAACATCTGCGCCGGCAAACCGGACTCAGCGGCATCAAGGCAGCCCTGCTACATGAAGTGCTGAGCAAAGACCAGCTCAACGACACCCACACGCTGGCCCGCACGATCAAGCGCCTGCCTTTGCGGCTGAAGCAGGCGCGCCCGATCACCGAGGCCATCAGCAGTGCGGGGGGCCTGCGGCTGGAAGGCCTGGACGATGCGCTGATGCTGACCACCCTGCCCGGCGTCTTCTGCGCTGGCGAAATGCTGGATTGGGAAGCGCCGACAGGCGGCTATTTACTGACGGCGTGTTTCGCTAGCGGCTATCGCGCGGGACATGGCGCTACGGCCTGGCTGGCCAAGGCAGGTGCGCCGGATTAA
- a CDS encoding DUF1348 family protein → MSSIEQRPPLPPFTRETAIQKVRLAEDAWNTRDPSRVALAYTLDSRWRNRAEFLQGRGAIVDFLTRKWVRELDYRLIKELWAFEGNRIAVRFAYEWHDDSGNWFRSYGNENWLFDENGLMAERHASINDVPIAAAARKYHWPQGRRPDDHPGLSDLGL, encoded by the coding sequence ATGTCCTCGATCGAACAGCGTCCCCCTCTGCCGCCCTTTACCCGTGAAACCGCCATCCAGAAAGTGCGCCTTGCCGAAGACGCCTGGAATACCCGCGATCCATCGCGTGTCGCGCTGGCGTACACCCTTGATAGCCGCTGGCGCAATCGCGCCGAATTCTTGCAAGGCCGCGGCGCCATCGTTGATTTTTTGACCCGCAAGTGGGTGCGTGAGCTGGATTACCGGCTGATCAAGGAATTATGGGCGTTTGAAGGAAATCGTATTGCCGTGCGTTTTGCCTATGAATGGCATGACGATTCCGGCAACTGGTTTCGTTCCTATGGCAACGAGAACTGGTTGTTCGACGAGAATGGTCTGATGGCCGAGCGTCACGCCAGCATCAACGATGTGCCGATTGCAGCTGCCGCACGCAAATACCACTGGCCGCAGGGGCGGCGTCCGGATGATCATCCCGGCTTGAGCGATCTTGGCTTGTAG
- a CDS encoding carbonic anhydrase: MCDHPSHSQQSRRQFLGAGLGLLALGALAPRHLLADAAPTQNAISPDTALRRLLDGNARYAGNNLDAKDFSAGRATRVKAQYPIAAILSCADSRVAPELVFDQGPGDLFVVRVAGNYLSGDSLASLEYAVGVLKVPLIVVLGHTECGAVKATVAEIEDPHPLPGHIWDIVDAVRPGVESVVKAGGDQVIRNAIGANVDYNVSRIASAQPVISEAVKHGSVKVVGGVYELSTGKVAMRQSA; this comes from the coding sequence ATGTGTGATCATCCTTCGCATTCGCAGCAGTCTCGACGTCAGTTTCTCGGAGCAGGACTTGGATTGCTTGCCCTCGGCGCTCTCGCGCCAAGACATCTGCTCGCCGATGCGGCACCTACCCAAAACGCCATTTCTCCCGACACCGCGCTGCGCCGCCTGCTTGATGGCAACGCGCGCTACGCTGGTAACAACCTCGATGCCAAGGATTTTTCAGCGGGTCGCGCCACCCGCGTCAAAGCGCAATATCCCATCGCTGCGATATTGAGCTGTGCCGATTCACGCGTCGCCCCGGAACTGGTGTTCGATCAGGGACCGGGTGATTTGTTCGTGGTGCGGGTGGCAGGTAACTACCTGAGCGGCGACAGCCTGGCCAGCCTCGAATACGCGGTAGGTGTGCTGAAAGTACCGCTGATCGTGGTGCTTGGTCACACCGAATGCGGCGCGGTCAAGGCTACCGTGGCCGAGATTGAGGATCCGCATCCATTGCCGGGACATATCTGGGATATCGTCGATGCTGTACGTCCGGGCGTGGAAAGTGTCGTGAAAGCGGGAGGCGACCAGGTCATCCGCAACGCGATCGGTGCAAACGTGGATTACAACGTATCGCGCATTGCCAGCGCGCAACCGGTGATATCCGAGGCAGTCAAGCACGGCAGTGTAAAAGTGGTCGGCGGCGTGTATGAGTTGTCCACCGGGAAAGTGGCCATGCGGCAGTCCGCCTGA